The following coding sequences are from one Microbulbifer sp. TB1203 window:
- a CDS encoding antitoxin Xre/MbcA/ParS toxin-binding domain-containing protein: MTAVLSYEQAAEVLHQDPITFLSPAAQVKAVQKGISGPDAKKVVLKSHMHRVILEHALGLTSSNLSRVFRRKKLTQSQAEVVLDVVRLWLRAAEVFGTQEKANAWMQSKVPALEGATPAELMRYAQGRRMVDEALDRIATGDFA, encoded by the coding sequence ATGACCGCCGTCCTTAGCTATGAACAGGCCGCCGAGGTTCTGCACCAAGACCCTATCACCTTCTTGTCGCCCGCCGCCCAAGTGAAAGCCGTCCAAAAGGGGATTTCCGGGCCCGATGCCAAGAAGGTGGTATTGAAGTCCCACATGCATAGGGTCATTCTGGAGCATGCTCTGGGGCTGACCTCATCCAATCTGAGCAGAGTCTTTCGAAGGAAGAAGCTCACCCAGTCCCAGGCGGAGGTGGTTCTGGACGTGGTTCGCTTGTGGCTTCGCGCCGCGGAGGTCTTCGGCACACAGGAGAAGGCCAACGCCTGGATGCAGAGTAAGGTGCCCGCACTGGAGGGAGCCACGCCGGCGGAGCTGATGCGGTATGCCCAGGGACGCAGAATGGTGGATGAGGCCTTGGATCGAATCGCTACCGGTGACTTTGCGTGA
- a CDS encoding RES family NAD+ phosphorylase: protein MRLYRIAPERYLADLSGKGTSFRRGGRWNLPGTPVVYFSDSPATAMLEMGNYLPSPKLIPDDYRLGAYEAPDSLLTREITVEQANRTNERWATIPRLAEIQKLGDSSLMECCLLRVPSVVAKPLGACTNLLLNPDHSGAGDLTLVESIQDIFDDRLFNGE, encoded by the coding sequence GTGAGGCTTTACCGGATAGCCCCGGAACGCTACCTGGCGGATCTCAGCGGCAAAGGCACCAGTTTCCGCCGTGGCGGCCGCTGGAATCTGCCCGGAACACCTGTCGTGTACTTCTCTGACAGCCCGGCAACAGCCATGCTGGAAATGGGTAACTATCTGCCCAGCCCAAAGCTCATTCCCGATGATTATCGCCTCGGAGCCTATGAGGCCCCAGACTCTCTACTCACTCGCGAGATCACGGTTGAGCAGGCGAATCGCACGAACGAAAGGTGGGCCACCATACCCAGGCTGGCCGAGATACAAAAATTAGGGGATTCGAGTCTCATGGAATGCTGCCTGCTACGCGTCCCGAGCGTGGTAGCCAAACCCTTGGGAGCCTGCACCAACCTATTGCTCAACCCGGACCACTCAGGTGCCGGCGATCTTACCCTCGTCGAATCCATACAGGATATATTTGACGACCGCCTTTTCAACGGTGAATAA